The following proteins come from a genomic window of Meles meles chromosome 1, mMelMel3.1 paternal haplotype, whole genome shotgun sequence:
- the C1H1orf52 gene encoding UPF0690 protein C1orf52 homolog encodes MAAEEKDPLSYFAAYGSSSSGSSGEEDNSEPEETNRRTPDPAKSAGGCGNKAEKRLPGPDELFRSVTRPAFLYNPLNKQIDWERHVVKAPEEPPKEFKIWKSNYVPPPETYTTEKKPPPPELDMAIKWSNIYEDNGDDAPQNAKKARLLPEGEETVESDDEKDEHTSKKRKVEPGEPTKKKK; translated from the exons ATGGCGGCCGAGGAGAAGGACCCTTTGAGCTATTTCGCGGCTTACGGCAGCAGCAGCTCAGGTTCCTCGGGCGAGGAGGATAACAGCGAGCCGGAGGAAACGAATCGCAGGACCCCAGATCCTGCGAAGTCGGCGGGCGGCTGTGGGAACAAGGCAGAGAAGCGGCTGCCAGGACCCGACGAATTGTTTCGGAGCGTGACTCGCCCGGCCTTTCTCTACAATCCGCTCAACAAACAGATAGACTGGGAGAGGCACGTCGTCAAGGCGCCTGAGGAG CCtccaaaagaattcaaaatatggAAGTCAAACTATGTACCACCTCCGGAGACCTACACTACTGAGAAGAAACCTCCCCCTCCAGAGCTGGATATGGCAATAAAGTGGTCTAACATATATGAGGACAATGGTGATGATGCCCCACAGAATGCTAAGAAAGCTAGGCTTCTACCAGAAGGGGAGGAGACAGTGGAATCAG atgatgaaaaagATGAACATACTTCTAAAAAGCGCAAAGTAGAACCAGGAGAgccaacaaagaagaaaaagtag